The Clupea harengus chromosome 13, Ch_v2.0.2, whole genome shotgun sequence DNA window gtggtaaccccattccgcaatcaggtgattgaattagcagttttctcgcctcctccttttgcgtcagcagaggaggaacgtttgaataaactctgtccagtgcgcgctctccgctgttacgcagagcgcactagagctttcagacagtcagatcagctattcgtgtgcttcggtgcacgcgcaaaaggcagacctctatcaaaaccgagcctctcccgttggatagtagaggctatcgtgttgtcttataagtagggatgggtatcgtttggtttttatccgataccggtacataaccgatacttttaaaacgataccggtgcctaaaccgatacttttatatatataaaaaaaaaaataataattaaaaataataataaataataataaaaaaaaaaaaaaaaaaagacgattgacaacatttaagaaaggctttttttattgccaaataaaTTTAACTGTtcaaagtagattatatatatatatatataaataaatacaaaaaacactttttaacttacaaaatatatgaactgttaacaaaaatttagactatacttaaatacaaataaatacaacacacacacacacacacacactttagcaaTTCTTTTGAAGAAATATCaacatatttgccttctccggcaaaatgcggCACCTTTCCTGACTGAttgcatgacctgcacaggagaaaaccctctccgatggtGTTGATGAAGcctgtacacacatatatgtatctgaaagtacaTACAATATGGGCAGGCGGTCCCGCTTCATCCACCACCAGGCTGCAGGGTCTTGTCCTGATGGTATTGAAGGCAGACTTTTATATAGTTCTATCTCTTTCTGGACTTGTTGAGTGGTGGAGAAGGCACTGCCTTCAGTGGTTGTTGCCTGAAGAAGCTCTAGGTCCTCATCCTCAAAAAGCTCCTCCAGGGCTGACTTCTTGGCACGCTTGGCACGAAAAATACATAAAAGTAGTGATTAGACAAACATGCTTCAAAAGAAATGCATTCATTGGAGATGTTTCATGATTATATATTTACATGTTTCTCTGCCTTGTCCTCGTCATTGTCATCAGATCCATCTTCGTCAGTGTCTTGAATGCCCTCCATTGGAAGCTGTAGACACAATTTTGCACATATAAATAGCAATACTTTATCATAGAAACTGTAACAGGCTGCTATGGGAAACAAGGATGAGCATAAAAGTTATGGGCACACATGGGAAACAAGGAAGAGCATAAAATACCTCTTCTGTTAGACTGGCAACTGCTACTTTTTCCAACCTGTCCCAGGCATcagcaacagcacccacaagTCTGCCTTTGAAGCGAGGGTCCATCAAAGTGGCCTCCTGGAGGAAGTTCTGAACGTTTTCATCCTGTAATGAAAACATGACAAACTATTTAGTGTCTAACTGTAAAAATTATATGGTTTTGCCCTCTTTCTTTGCAAGCATAGGCTCtgaatggaaatggaaaataCCTGGTATCGTTTTTTCAGGTCTCCCCAGACCTTCTCTTTTACGGCACTGGTAAATGCAGTGTCCTCTTCAGCCACCTTGAAATGCACCTCCAGCTTATTCAGGATGGGGAGAATTTGACCACATGTGGGGGACCTCTCACTCGACACACAGAGGGTTGAGGTGTATAATAGCCTCATGGTGTTGACAAACTCCTCTGCTTTCTCGAAGTCGTCAGCAGTGAGCCTTTCCAGTCTGGGGTTAAAAAAAGATATGAAGATAAGAATTAAATATCAACTATTATTATGTTGTTACTCATTGTTTAACAACTCATTTTCTTATTCATCAACTCACCTGTCTTTCTCCATTGGCTTCCTGAGGCGTTGGTCCAGTGATGCTGCCTGGATGGCCGGGTACTGTTCCAAAAACCTCTCCACCATCAGGAAAAGGGAGTTCCATCTTGTTCTGACATCCAGAATCACGCTGTGGTCTGGCAGAcctgaaacacaaatacacattttgaTTTACAATCTACACTGCTGAAGATGTTTGAAacaaacatatactgtatatatatgtttaagATTTATATGGCTACGCTACTTAACTTACCAAGAAGTCGTTGCTTCTCCTGCAGGACCGTTTTGGCCATGGTGGACCTCTTCAGCCACACCACGACAGCTCTAAGTCTGGCACACCACTTTGTCACAGCAGTGATGCCGTAAACTTTCTGTGCTGCCAGGTTAAGGGTATGGGCAAAGCACCCCACCTTTAAAAACTTTAACGCCTTCAGTGCGACGTCCATGTTGCTGGCGTTGTCAACTGTGGCAGCTACAACTTTGGTTTTCAGCGAGAATTCCACCAGAATGCTAGTGATCTCGTCTGCCACCACCAGGCCTGTCTGTGACTCGTACACAGCTTTGGTGTTAAGCACCTTCTGCTTAATGACACTATGACTGGTGTAATGTACAGTCACTGTTACATAGTGTTCCTGTGCCACACTGGTCCACCCATCACAAGTAATAGCAGCCTTTTTTACTTGTGCCAACTCCTGAATGACATTCTGTTTCTCAACAGAGTACCATGCAGGAATCAAAGTATTCGACAGATCATCCCTGGATGGGGGTCGGTAGCGAGGATTGAGGGCAGTGGTCATCTCTCTGTATAAAATAAATTTGAGgatatttatttgtctttttgacgTTGTCTTAATGGAACATATTTTATACAAATATTGTTTTCAcgtcactttttttttacctgaacCATTTAGATTCCACAGTGGAAAAAGAATGCAGTCCCATGACTACAAATCTGGTCACAGACCTGTGGAGTTCCTCCACCTTCACTTTGGGTAAATTAGCCTTCTTTGCCAAGGTGAATGGGGTCACTGTTGAAGCTGGATAGccaaaaatataaacataaataatgTTAAATAGTTTACAGGCAACAGAAGCATCACTACACATGCCATCGCTAGTTTCGTTAAAATTACACTGACTTGCTAAGATGGCGGCAGGTATCCTACTGTTTGCTAGTAGCTGGCTAACGAAGCTATGtaagttatcggacagtttgttaaacatcggccattctattaaacaatcaatatgcacaagtatacttaagtttaataatagattaacatgacaacgcgaacgtttacCGTATAAAACACGCATGCCGATAATTAACACTTATTATAGCTAACTTTAAACATGGTTACAATGCCTAATTTATCATTTGTTATTAGCCCTACTTTTATAAATGCAAGATTTGCAATCCACGTTACATTACTAACCTGAGGTAAGGCTGCTGTCATCATCAGTATCCACTTTTTCGGGGTTGGGATCAGTCTCCCTATCGCTGGGGCCAGGGAGGCCAACGCTGCCCACTGATGTGCTAGGCATGGGCTCACGCTCACGCAGGCAGTCAAACACGGTGCATGCCTCTGCTTTCAAGTAGATCTTATGTGTAGCCAGATGTTTCATCAGATTCGATGTGTTTCCCCCTTTACTTGCAATTACtttattgcatttgttgcaCTTCGCGTTATTAGAATCCTTTGGtgagaaatacagccacactttggAGCGCTTAGCTTTCGGCATTTTCTCTGGTTAATGGCGGATTCAGTTTGTACTTGCTCTGTAAAATGGTGCATGCTCTTtgctgtcataagactgttgctatggaaacaccaatgagcgtgagcgacacaggccaaCGTTTACATTGggatggggcagttttacatgtgccccacggaatctgcctagcgaccgtgttcaattggctcaggcaccgaaatgaagcacttCAATTGGCTCAAGCACTTCATTTCGGTACCGGTACACACCAATGAGCCACTTCATTTCGGTAGCCACTTCATTTCGGTACCAATGAGCAACTTCGGTGCCAAGgtaccgaaatgaagcaccgaaatctgcgttgcatttcggtccgggtaggtaccggttgtattggaaccggttccatattggtaccggttcttggtacccaaccctacttataagagcttgtctttagatcccccgcaga harbors:
- the LOC116223268 gene encoding zinc finger BED domain-containing protein 4-like isoform X1, which translates into the protein MPKAKRSKVWLYFSPKDSNNAKCNKCNKVIASKGGNTSNLMKHLATHKIYLKAEACTVFDCLREREPMPSTSVGSVGLPGPSDRETDPNPEKVDTDDDSSLTSASTVTPFTLAKKANLPKVKVEELHRSVTRFVVMGLHSFSTVESKWFREMTTALNPRYRPPSRDDLSNTLIPAWYSVEKQNVIQELAQVKKAAITCDGWTSVAQEHYVTVTVHYTSHSVIKQKVLNTKAVYESQTGLVVADEITSILVEFSLKTKVVAATVDNASNMDVALKALKFLKVGCFAHTLNLAAQKVYGITAVTKWCARLRAVVVWLKRSTMAKTVLQEKQRLLGLPDHSVILDVRTRWNSLFLMVERFLEQYPAIQAASLDQRLRKPMEKDRLERLTADDFEKAEEFVNTMRLLYTSTLCVSSERSPTCGQILPILNKLEVHFKVAEEDTAFTSAVKEKVWGDLKKRYQDENVQNFLQEATLMDPRFKGRLVGAVADAWDRLEKVAVASLTEEVFYALPCFPCVPITFMLILVSHSSLLQFL
- the LOC116223268 gene encoding zinc finger BED domain-containing protein 4-like isoform X2, which produces MPKAKRSKVWLYFSPKDSNNAKCNKCNKVIASKGGNTSNLMKHLATHKIYLKAEACTVFDCLREREPMPSTSVGSVGLPGPSDRETDPNPEKVDTDDDSSLTSASTVTPFTLAKKANLPKVKVEELHRSVTRFVVMGLHSFSTVESKWFREMTTALNPRYRPPSRDDLSNTLIPAWYSVEKQNVIQELAQVKKAAITCDGWTSVAQEHYVTVTVHYTSHSVIKQKVLNTKAVYESQTGLVVADEITSILVEFSLKTKVVAATVDNASNMDVALKALKFLKVGCFAHTLNLAAQKVYGITAVTKWCARLRAVVVWLKRSTMAKTVLQEKQRLLGLPDHSVILDVRTRWNSLFLMVERFLEQYPAIQAASLDQRLRKPMEKDRLERLTADDFEKAEEFVNTMRLLYTSTLCVSSERSPTCGQILPILNKLEVHFKVAEEDTAFTSAVKEKVWGDLKKRYQDENVQNFLQEATLMDPRFKGRLVGAVADAWDRLEKVAVASLTEELPMEGIQDTDEDGSDDNDEDKAEKHVNI